One Parashewanella spongiae genomic window, ATTTAATTGATAAAATTTACTCAAAAGGAGTCAAGCTCAATAACAAAGAAAAAGAAGAGCTGGAAAGTAAAATAGTCAGAAATAGTGAATTACCAAAGTGGGATCTTACAATCACTCCAATTGCGGTAGATTTTTAAATGCTAGATCCCTAAGTCAAAAAGCGACACAAAGACATTTCTTTAAATAATGAATATTTTAGTAGCAATCAAAATTAGAATTTGATCTTTACACAAATAGATAATTTTAATTCAAACTAATCTTGATTTCAAAATGATTAAATTTTATATATTAACTGTTCAGTTTGTATTAAGAAGTTTAGTGTTTAACTGAGTTAAAGTTTGAACGATTTTTCATCTGAAACTGTAAATAGTTTCAAGTCAGACGTTTGGAGTTTGTATGTTTGAGGCAAAGTTAAATACTTATCAGCAAGTTGGTTTGAGCTTTGATAATCTCAACAATAAATACGGAGAAGAAAGTTTAATTGCTGCCTGCCGAGAAGGTAATTTACAATCTGTTAAATGGCATTTAGCACATGGACAAAAAGTCAATTATTTGTATCAAAATAAGCATGTACCTAGCTGTTTTTTTCTTACCCCTAATCAAATTTCTCCATTATGTTTGGCGGCAATTAAAGGTCATGCGCACGTTGTCAAATATTTAGTTGTAGATCAAAATGCAGATGTAAATTTTCTTTCTTCAGAAAATGTTTCTCCTTTATATGGTGCTTGCAGATCTGGTAAATCGCTAAAAATTGTAATTTTCTTATTAGAAAAAGGGGCAAATCCTAGACAGGAGAGAGAATTGGATGATAGTTCTCAAGGCATAAATATACTAACAGCAGCTGAAAAAGGAGGGAATAATCAAATTGTAAAGTTTCTGAAAGAGGCTATTCAATCCTAGTTTAGTTGATTGAAGTATTATACATCACCTATTTAAAGCTCAAAATCAATTATTAAATTTTCTAATAAAACTAATTGATGTGGAATCGAAGCCAAACACATTTTTGTCCAATAACGTGTTTCGTTCGGTATGATTCTTTATTACTTCATTTTTCTAGTCAAAATGCCTTTAAGAGCAAATCAGTATGAAACTTAAGCTTTTGATAGCTCAAGTTTCAACGTATTAATCAGCTCTACAGAGTAATCGAGGATGAATCTTTATTGCCCGACTACATCAAGGAACCTACTTTGCGACAGTCTACAAAATTTAGATTTTGCTTGTAAATTATGGGGCTTATTTAAGGCTTTGATCAGCGATGCAGTTTCTAGTATTTCTTCGTTACCAACAACAGAAAGCGAAATCATACTGAATAAAATCAACGAAGAAGTGACCTCGTTTTTTAATCAAGTTATGTAAATGGATACTTTTACATTACGCCAAGAGGCTATTTCTACTGGAAAGTACCCATGATTTTAGCTAAAAATGAACTCCGAAACTTGAGTTATAATATCTTTAGTATCTTACTGTAATTTTTTAGCAACAAAGTTTTCAACTTTAGATTTATCTGAATACGTGGCGATAACAGGATAGTCAAACTCTTTTAATGTCACTGGACATTGTTTTATTCGCTCCAAAATAACTTTATTAGTCTCTGTTTTCTGCCCACTAAAAAATTTAAGGAGAACTTCAATTAATCCCCATTGAGTATGCTCATCAACTTCAAAATGCCAGTGAGCTTCCAAACTATTCCCATCAGGTATGAACTTGTGCATAGTTGGTTTATGTCTACTATCACAGCCATTAAAAATTTTGTTTCCTGCTATTGGAATACTGCCTATATTATCCTTATTAATACAATAAGGATCATAAATGTAAGCTGTAACAAAAGCTGATGTTACTAACTTTCTTTCAAAAGGAACTCCAGTAAGGCTTTGGTATTCTGATTCAGAAAATGTGAGTCCGTGTAATATACTAGTTGAAAGAGGAAAATGGTAAGTGAAGCACTTTGATCTAATAGTTACTTTTTCTCTAGAGACATC contains:
- a CDS encoding ankyrin repeat domain-containing protein, which produces MFEAKLNTYQQVGLSFDNLNNKYGEESLIAACREGNLQSVKWHLAHGQKVNYLYQNKHVPSCFFLTPNQISPLCLAAIKGHAHVVKYLVVDQNADVNFLSSENVSPLYGACRSGKSLKIVIFLLEKGANPRQERELDDSSQGINILTAAEKGGNNQIVKFLKEAIQS